In the Sulfobacillus thermosulfidooxidans DSM 9293 genome, TTAAATAAAAGGTATTCCTGTGGGATCATTCTTAGAGTCGATGTGGCACGTGGTCCGGAACAGGACATGTGAAATGATGATAAAGGAGCGAACCATGCACATTTTAGTGGCTTACGATGTCAAAACAGAGACGGTGGAGGGACGAAGGCGCCTTAGGAAAGTTGCTCAACAATGTTTGAATTACGGGCAGCGAGTACAATATTCGGTTTTTGAATGTCAGGTCAACGAGATGACGTTATACAAATTGCAGACCGCACTTGAAGCGATTGTCGAACCCGATGAAGACAGTATTCGAATCTATCACGTTAACCCTTCTAAGACATGGGTCAAGGGAATCGATCGGTACGTGGATTTCGATGAGCCCTTAATTTTTTGATGCGCGGATCCCAAGTGACGATATGGGGACGGGAGGTTCGCGCCAGAACGACCGTCATCCTTCTGGGCGATGAAAAACTTTTTGATGGGTTAAAAAATTCTCTTGCAATCGGGTTCGCGAAATGCGACCCTGGAAACCATACGCCGCAACCATTAGCGGATACGGCGTCTCCCGGAGCAAAACCTCCGGGAGAGGATTGAAACACCCCGGATGCGGACCTGCCCCTCCCGTATTGGCGTCTCCCGGAGCAAAACCTCCGGGAGAGGATTGAAACTAGGTGGTCACATGGTAACCGGTCATGCTAAAGGGGTCTCCCGGAGCAAAACCTCCGGGAGAGGATTGAAACTTGCCGCAGCTTACCTCTCCAAAGCCCTTGCGCAGTCTCCCGGAGCAAAACCTCCGGGAGAGGATTGAAACGGAGGGGCGATGCGAAGGCAAGGAGGGGTTTGCGGTCTCCCGGAGCAAAACCTCCGGGAGAGGATTGAAACCCTTGTCCGGTTTGGTTTCGGGCGGCGGCGTTGCCGTCTCCCGGAGCAAAACCTCCGGGAGAGGATTGAAACCAGTTGGAGGGTTTCAGGGTTTTGCGGGTCTTTGGTCTCCCGGAGCAAAACCTCCGGGAGAGGATTGNNNNNNNNNNNNNNNNNNNNNNNNNNNNNNNNNNNNNNNNNNNNNNNNNNNNNNNNNNNNNNNNNNNNNNNNNNNNNNNNNNNNNNNNNNNNNNNNNNNNGAGCAAAACCTCCGGGAGAGGATT is a window encoding:
- the cas2 gene encoding CRISPR-associated endonuclease Cas2, translating into MHILVAYDVKTETVEGRRRLRKVAQQCLNYGQRVQYSVFECQVNEMTLYKLQTALEAIVEPDEDSIRIYHVNPSKTWVKGIDRYVDFDEPLIF